The Leptidea sinapis chromosome 15, ilLepSina1.1, whole genome shotgun sequence genome window below encodes:
- the LOC126968506 gene encoding larval cuticle protein LCP-14-like, with the protein MKFFVVSSVVVACVFAASVPSDQASSIVRSDFQSDPDGNYQYSYETDNGISSNAQGKVKVYGKDEVALEVSGSNSYISPEGQKVEFTYIANENGYQPQGALLPTPPPPQPIPDYIVRALEYIKAHPYVEATEKPYKKP; encoded by the exons ATG aaattcTTCGTAGTCTCATCCGTGGTGGTTGCCTGCGTCTTCGCAGCCAGCGTTCCATCTGACCAAGCGTCATCAATAGTCCGCAGTGACTTCCAGAGTGACCCAGATGGCAACTACCAGTACAGTTATGAAACTGACAATGGAATCTCGTCGAATGCGCAAGGAAAAGTTAAAGTGTATGGAAAG GATGAAGTAGCTCTTGAGGTGTCAGGGTCAAACAGCTATATTTCACCTGAAGGACAGAAAGTAGAGTTCACATATATTGCCAATGAAAACGGATACCAACCAcag GGCGCTTTGTTGCCTACTCCACCTCCCCCACAACCCATCCCAGACTATATCGTTCGTGCTCTCGAATACATCAAGGCTCATCCCTACGTCGAAGCCACCGAGAAACCATACAAGAAGCCTTGA